Proteins encoded in a region of the Vicia villosa cultivar HV-30 ecotype Madison, WI linkage group LG5, Vvil1.0, whole genome shotgun sequence genome:
- the LOC131603266 gene encoding uncharacterized protein LOC131603266 isoform X1 codes for MGTSTRSLCLVCCSSTNRKPNESMRLVLTTFAGILFGFFIGISYPTLTTKLNVSSNLLPSIDVSSLEDEYESGNARSFMKNNSSDSSKYQLLNDTLKIWIPSNPRGAERLPPAIIEAESDFYLRRLWGQPSEDLTSKPKYLVTFTVGYDQKHNIDAAVKKFSGNFTILLFHYDGRTTEWNEFEWSKQAIHVSVHKQTKWWYAKRFLHPDIVAPYDYIFIWDEDLGVEHFNAEEYLRLVRKHGLEISQPGLEPNSGLTWQMTKRRGDREVHKETEEKPGWCSDPHLPPCAAFVEIMAPVFSRDAWRCVWHMIQNDLVHGWGLDFALRKCVDPAHDKIGVVDSQWIIHQSIPSLGNQGESTSGQAPWQGVRERCRKEWTMFQSRMASAENAYYKAVGIDLFNSTNP; via the exons ATGGGGACCAGTACTCGCAG TTTGTGTCTTGTTTGCTGCAGTTCTACCAATAGAAAACCAAATGAAAGTATGAGGCTTGTTCTGACAACTTTTGCTGGAATACTTTTTGGCTTCTTTATTGGGATTTCATATCCAACGTTAACTACAAAG TTGAATGTCTCATCTAACCTGCTTCCCTCCATTGACGTGTCTTCCCTTGAAGACGAATATGAAAGTGGCAATGCTCGGTCTTTTATGAAGAATAATAGCAGCGACTCATCAAAATATCAGTTATTAAATGACACGTTGAAG ATTTGGATTCCATCAAATCCAAGAGGTGCAGAAAGATTACCTCCTGCGATAATTGAAGCTGAGTCAGACTTTTATTTGCGTAGATTGTGGGGTCAGCCTAGCGAG GATTTAACCTCAAAGCCTAAATACCTCGTGACCTTCACTGTCGGTTATGATCAGAAACATAATATTGATGCAGCTGTGAAAAAG TTTTCAGGGAATTTCACAATTCTTTTGTTTCATTATGATGGCCGAACAACTGAATGGAATGAGTTTGAATGGTCAAAGCAGGCTATTCACGTGAGTGTTCACAAACAGACGAAATG GTGGTATGCTAAACGGTTTCTGCATCCTGACATTGTGGCACCATATGACTATATTTTTATATGGGATGAAGATCTGGGTGTTGAGCATTTTAATGCAGAGGA ATACTTAAGACTAGTGAGGAAGCATGGGTTGGAGATTTCACAGCCTGGTTTGGAACCTAATAGTGGACTGACATGGCAAATGACTAAGAGAAGAGGTGATCGGGAAGTTCACAA AGAAACAGAGGAGAAACCAGGATGGTGCAGTGATCCTCATCTGCCTCCTTGTGCAGC GTTTGTTGAGATTATGGCTCCAGTTTTTTCACGTGATGCATGGCGCTGTGTGTGGCATATGATTCAG AATGACTTGGTCCATGGGTGGGGTCTTGACTTTGCTCTTAGAAAATGTGTTGAC CCGGCCCATGATAAGATAGGAGTTGTTGATTCTCAGTGGATCATTCATCAAAGTATCCCCTCACTAGGGAATCAG GGAGAATCAACTTCTGGACAAGCGCCATGGCAGGGG GTGAGGGAAAGGTGTAGAAAGGAGTGGACAATGTTCCAGAGTCGGATGGCAAGTGCAGAAAATGCATATTACAAGGCCGTGGGAATTGATTTGTTTAATTCAACTAATCCTTAG
- the LOC131603266 gene encoding uncharacterized protein LOC131603266 isoform X2, which produces MGTSTRSSTNRKPNESMRLVLTTFAGILFGFFIGISYPTLTTKLNVSSNLLPSIDVSSLEDEYESGNARSFMKNNSSDSSKYQLLNDTLKIWIPSNPRGAERLPPAIIEAESDFYLRRLWGQPSEDLTSKPKYLVTFTVGYDQKHNIDAAVKKFSGNFTILLFHYDGRTTEWNEFEWSKQAIHVSVHKQTKWWYAKRFLHPDIVAPYDYIFIWDEDLGVEHFNAEEYLRLVRKHGLEISQPGLEPNSGLTWQMTKRRGDREVHKETEEKPGWCSDPHLPPCAAFVEIMAPVFSRDAWRCVWHMIQNDLVHGWGLDFALRKCVDPAHDKIGVVDSQWIIHQSIPSLGNQGESTSGQAPWQGVRERCRKEWTMFQSRMASAENAYYKAVGIDLFNSTNP; this is translated from the exons ATGGGGACCAGTACTCGCAG TTCTACCAATAGAAAACCAAATGAAAGTATGAGGCTTGTTCTGACAACTTTTGCTGGAATACTTTTTGGCTTCTTTATTGGGATTTCATATCCAACGTTAACTACAAAG TTGAATGTCTCATCTAACCTGCTTCCCTCCATTGACGTGTCTTCCCTTGAAGACGAATATGAAAGTGGCAATGCTCGGTCTTTTATGAAGAATAATAGCAGCGACTCATCAAAATATCAGTTATTAAATGACACGTTGAAG ATTTGGATTCCATCAAATCCAAGAGGTGCAGAAAGATTACCTCCTGCGATAATTGAAGCTGAGTCAGACTTTTATTTGCGTAGATTGTGGGGTCAGCCTAGCGAG GATTTAACCTCAAAGCCTAAATACCTCGTGACCTTCACTGTCGGTTATGATCAGAAACATAATATTGATGCAGCTGTGAAAAAG TTTTCAGGGAATTTCACAATTCTTTTGTTTCATTATGATGGCCGAACAACTGAATGGAATGAGTTTGAATGGTCAAAGCAGGCTATTCACGTGAGTGTTCACAAACAGACGAAATG GTGGTATGCTAAACGGTTTCTGCATCCTGACATTGTGGCACCATATGACTATATTTTTATATGGGATGAAGATCTGGGTGTTGAGCATTTTAATGCAGAGGA ATACTTAAGACTAGTGAGGAAGCATGGGTTGGAGATTTCACAGCCTGGTTTGGAACCTAATAGTGGACTGACATGGCAAATGACTAAGAGAAGAGGTGATCGGGAAGTTCACAA AGAAACAGAGGAGAAACCAGGATGGTGCAGTGATCCTCATCTGCCTCCTTGTGCAGC GTTTGTTGAGATTATGGCTCCAGTTTTTTCACGTGATGCATGGCGCTGTGTGTGGCATATGATTCAG AATGACTTGGTCCATGGGTGGGGTCTTGACTTTGCTCTTAGAAAATGTGTTGAC CCGGCCCATGATAAGATAGGAGTTGTTGATTCTCAGTGGATCATTCATCAAAGTATCCCCTCACTAGGGAATCAG GGAGAATCAACTTCTGGACAAGCGCCATGGCAGGGG GTGAGGGAAAGGTGTAGAAAGGAGTGGACAATGTTCCAGAGTCGGATGGCAAGTGCAGAAAATGCATATTACAAGGCCGTGGGAATTGATTTGTTTAATTCAACTAATCCTTAG